The sequence CCAGGCCGTTCGCACCGCGGGTCGGCGCGCTGGTGTTGACGGTGACTTCCTGGCGCACGCCGTCCTGCTTCGGCGCCTGCTTGGTGATGATGTTGATGATGCCGCCGGCGGCGCCCAGGCCCTGCATCGAATTGGAGCCCTCGACGATCTCGATGCGCTCTATCATCGCCGGGTCGATCGTGTAGGCATCGCGCGAACCGTTGCGCAGCGGGCTGGACTGCGGCACGCCGTCGATCATGTACAGCGGGTTGCGCCCGCGCAGGGTCTGCCCGCGCGAGCTGAGTTTCTGCGTCGAGGGGGCGAACGAGGGCAGCAGGTTGCCTATGGCGTCGGAAAGGTCCGGGTTGATCGCCAGCTGCTGGCGCAGGTCCTCGGCGGTGATCACCGTGATCGTGGTCGGCAGCGCACCCTGGCTCTGCGGCATGCGCAGCGTGCTCTCGGAAACCTCGATGCGCCGGAGTTCGACGGCATCCTTCTGGTCGGCGGCATGGGCGACGCCGGCGAAGGCGAGCACGAGGGCAAGGGCGAGCGGACGAACGGTGGATGACATGGGGGCCTCCGGTTGGGGAGGCGCATATTAAATGAAAATGATTCGCAATAACAATTGCTGCGGCGCCGGCTTTGCCTGGTTCAGTGCGTGGGTACGGCCCGTTGTGCCGCCAGCGGATCGTGCCGGTGCTTGAACAGCGGTACGAACAGCAACGCCATCACCAGCGAGTAGCCGGCGAAGGCCAGCCAGATGCCGGGCCAGTCCTTGCAGATCGCCACGGTGTCGTCGCACTGGTGGTTGGTGAAGAAGTGGTCGATCACGAAGCCGGCGATCAGGCTGCCGAGCACCGCGCCGACGCCGTTGGTCATCAGCATGAACAGGCCTTGCGCGCTCGCGCGGATCTTCGGGTCGGCCTGGCTCTCCACGAACAGCGAGCCGGAGATGTTGAAGAAGTCGAACGCCATGCCGTAGACGATGCACGAGAGCACGATCATCCACAGCCCGCCGGCTGGGTCGCCGAATGCGAACAGGCCGAAGCGCAGCACCCAGGCCAGCATGCTCATCGTCATCACCGCCTTGATGCCGAAGCGCTTCAGGAAGAACGGGATGGTCAGGATGAAGGCGGTTTCGGAGAACTGCGAGATGGAGATGATGATGGTCGAGTACTTCACCGCCAGCAGGTTGGCGTATGCGGGCACCTTGACGAAGTCGCTGAGGAAGGCGTCGCCGTAGGCGTTGGTCAGCTGCAGCGCCGCGCCCAGCAGCATGGCGAAGATGAAGAACACCGCCATGTTGCGGTTCTTGAACAGGGTGAACGAGGTCAGCCCCAGCCGGTCGGCGAGGCCGCGGCCTTCCTCGGCGCGCAGCCGCGGCGGGCACTTCGGCAGGGTGAAGGCATACAGGCCCAGCAGCAGCGAGGCGGCCGCGGCCACGTGGAACTGCGCGGGCGAGGCCTTGAAGCCGAGCAGGCTGGTGGTCCAGGTCGCGGCGATGAAGCCGATCGTGCCCCACACGCGGATCGGCGGGTACGTGTTCACCACGTCCAGGCCGTCCTGCTTCAGCGCGTTGTAGGCCACCGTGATCGCCAGCGAGATGGTGGGCATGTAGAAGCACATGTTCAGCAGCATCACCCAGAACATCTGCTCCGGGCCGCGCACGTGCGGGATCGCGAACAGCACCACGGCGCCGCAGATCTGCAGCATGCCGTACAGGCGTTCGGCGTTGATCCACTTGTCCGCCACGATGCCGACCAGCGAGGGCATGAACAGCGAGGCGATGCCCATGGTCGAGAAGATCGCGCCGAAGCTGGTGCCCGACCAGTGCTGGGTCTGGAACCACCAGGTGCCGATGGTCAGCAGCCACGCGCCCCAGATGTAGTACTGGAAGAAATTGAGTACGGTGAGGCGGAGCTTGAGGCTCATGAACGAGGGTTCCCCTGCAAGGCCGGGGTCGGCCCCGTGGCCACGATGTTGTAGCGGGGCAGGTTAGACGACGCCAGCGCCAGGCGGCAAGGTGCGATGCGGCAGCTCAATCAGTGTCGGCCAGCGCCGTGCCCACGCGCGCGCGCAGCACCGGCAGCAGCTCGGCCTCGAACCACGGGTTGTGCAGCACCCAGGGTCGGTTGCGCGGGCTGGGGTGCGGCAGCGGCAGCACGCCGCGGGCCAGGTGCGTGCGCCAGTCGCGCACCGTCTCGGTGAGCGTGGCCGCGCGTGCACTGCCCAACAGCCCCGCCTGCGCATACTGGCCGATGGCCAGGGTCAGGCGCACGCGGGGCATCAGCGGAAACAGCCGCGGGTGCCAGATCGCCGCGCATGCGGGGCGTGGCGGCAGGTCGCCGCTGCGACCCTTGCCGGGGTAGCAAAAATCCATCGGCACGATCGCCACGCGCGCGGCGTCGTAGAACGTGTCGCGATCGATCTGCAGCCAGTCCCGCAGCCGCTCGCCGCTGACATCGTTGAACGGGATGCCGGTCTGCTCGACCTTGCGCCCCGGCGCCTGGCTGACGATCAGCAGTCGCGCCGTCGACGACGCCTGCAACACCGGGCGCAGTCCCGGCGGGTTCTGCTGCGAGCAGGTGCGACAGCTGCGGATGTCTGCCAGCAGCTCGTCCATCCGGCGCGACAGCTGCAGCAGCTCCGCCGTCGATGGCTCGCCAGGAGTGCGATGCGTGTCGTTCAAGGCAGCAACTTCCCCGGGTTCAGGATGCCGTCCGGATCGAACGCGGCCTTGACGCCGCGCATCAGGCCCAGCGTCGCGCCCGACAGCGCCAGCGGCATGAACTCGCGTTTCACCGCGCCGATGCCATGCTCGCCGGAAATCGTGCCGCCCAGCGCGAGCACCCGTTCTAACAGCTCGGGCAGGGCGGCGTACGCGCGCTCGATCTCGTCCACGTCGCGCGGCAGGAAGTTCACGTGCAGGTTGCCGTTGCCGGCGTGGCCGAAGCTCACGATCGGCACGGCGTGCTTTTCCGACAGCGCGCGCACGCTGTCCACCAGCGCGGGCAGGCGCGAGACCGGCACCACCACGTCCTCGTTGATCTTGTGCTGGGTGACCGCGCGCTGGGCGAACGACAGCGCCTTGCGCGCGGCCCACAGCGCGCGCGTCTGCGTTTCGTCGCGCGCCACCTCCAGCTGCACCAGGCCGTCCACGCGGGCGGCCGCCTCGACCGCGGCGCAGGCCGCCTCCAGCGCATCGGGTGCGCCGTCCAGTTCGATCAGCAGCAGCGCCGCGGCCTCGGGTACGCCGGCCTCGGGCTGGTGTTCGCGCGCGAGCTTCAGCGCCAGCGCGTCCATGAACTCCAGTGCGCAGGGCGTGGCCGGCTGCGCCATGATGCGCGCCACCGCCTGCGCGGCGCTGGCGGCGTCGCGGTAGCTGGCGCGCAGGCTGCGCAGCGCCGCGGGTTTCGGGGTGAGTTTCAAGGTGGCCTCGGTGATTACCGCCAGCGTGCCTTCCGAGCCAACCAGCAGGCGGGTGAGGTCGTAGCCGATCGCGCTCTTGCTGGTCTGCGTGCCGCAGCGAAAGCTTTCGCCGGTGCCGGCCACGCCGGCCAGGCCCAGCACGTTGTCGCGGGTGGCGCCGTATTTCACCGCGTGCGGCCCGGCGGCATTGCAGGCGAGGTTGCCGCCCACCGTGCACCACGGTGCCGAGCCCGGGTCGGGCGCCCAGAAGAAGCCGTGCGGTGCCAGCGCCTGTTGCAGCGCCTCGTTGGTGACGCCGGGTTCCACCAGCGCGAGGCGGTCGTCCGGAGCGATGCGCAGGATACGGTTCATGCGCATGAAGTTCGCCACCACGCCGCCGGCCAGCGGCACCGAGGCGCCGGTGGAGCTGGTGCCGCCACCGCGCGCGGTGAGCGGCACCTTGTGTTCGCGGCAGGCACGCATCAGCGCCTCGACCTGCGCGTGGGTGGTGGGGAACACCACCGCGTCGGGCAGGTGTTCATGGCGGGAATGGTCGCGGGCGGCGGCACGCCGTTCGTCGGCGGTGGTGGCGAGTGCGTCACCGGGGAAGATCTCGCGCAGGCGGGCGAGCAGTGCGTCGGGCAGGGGCATCGGCAAAGCGTAATCCACTCGCGGGAAGAAGTTGCTGCGCCAGATCAGCCGGGCCTGAATCGGTCGGGCCGGATCAGCCGGCCTCGAACGCGCCGCGCAGCCAGTCGCGCCGAATGGCGTCAGACGGACCGTCGTAGCTGACCACGTCGAAGCGGCAGCTGCGCCGCGCGTGTTGCGGGTGCGCGGCGAGCCAGTGTTGCGCGGCCAGGATCAGTTTCGCCTGCTTGGCCGCGGTGACCGAGGCGGCGGCGTCGCCGTGGCTGGCGCTCTTGCGGTAGCGCACCTCGACGAAGACCACGGCGTCGCCATCGCGCATCACCAGGTCCAGCTCGCCGTG is a genomic window of Rhodanobacter thiooxydans containing:
- a CDS encoding nucleoside permease; translated protein: MSLKLRLTVLNFFQYYIWGAWLLTIGTWWFQTQHWSGTSFGAIFSTMGIASLFMPSLVGIVADKWINAERLYGMLQICGAVVLFAIPHVRGPEQMFWVMLLNMCFYMPTISLAITVAYNALKQDGLDVVNTYPPIRVWGTIGFIAATWTTSLLGFKASPAQFHVAAAASLLLGLYAFTLPKCPPRLRAEEGRGLADRLGLTSFTLFKNRNMAVFFIFAMLLGAALQLTNAYGDAFLSDFVKVPAYANLLAVKYSTIIISISQFSETAFILTIPFFLKRFGIKAVMTMSMLAWVLRFGLFAFGDPAGGLWMIVLSCIVYGMAFDFFNISGSLFVESQADPKIRASAQGLFMLMTNGVGAVLGSLIAGFVIDHFFTNHQCDDTVAICKDWPGIWLAFAGYSLVMALLFVPLFKHRHDPLAAQRAVPTH
- a CDS encoding uracil-DNA glycosylase family protein; its protein translation is MDELLADIRSCRTCSQQNPPGLRPVLQASSTARLLIVSQAPGRKVEQTGIPFNDVSGERLRDWLQIDRDTFYDAARVAIVPMDFCYPGKGRSGDLPPRPACAAIWHPRLFPLMPRVRLTLAIGQYAQAGLLGSARAATLTETVRDWRTHLARGVLPLPHPSPRNRPWVLHNPWFEAELLPVLRARVGTALADTD
- a CDS encoding FAD-binding oxidoreductase, encoding MPLPDALLARLREIFPGDALATTADERRAAARDHSRHEHLPDAVVFPTTHAQVEALMRACREHKVPLTARGGGTSSTGASVPLAGGVVANFMRMNRILRIAPDDRLALVEPGVTNEALQQALAPHGFFWAPDPGSAPWCTVGGNLACNAAGPHAVKYGATRDNVLGLAGVAGTGESFRCGTQTSKSAIGYDLTRLLVGSEGTLAVITEATLKLTPKPAALRSLRASYRDAASAAQAVARIMAQPATPCALEFMDALALKLAREHQPEAGVPEAAALLLIELDGAPDALEAACAAVEAAARVDGLVQLEVARDETQTRALWAARKALSFAQRAVTQHKINEDVVVPVSRLPALVDSVRALSEKHAVPIVSFGHAGNGNLHVNFLPRDVDEIERAYAALPELLERVLALGGTISGEHGIGAVKREFMPLALSGATLGLMRGVKAAFDPDGILNPGKLLP
- a CDS encoding YraN family protein, which translates into the protein MRAAGDGFEQCACDELERAGLKLLARNYTTRHGELDLVMRDGDAVVFVEVRYRKSASHGDAAASVTAAKQAKLILAAQHWLAAHPQHARRSCRFDVVSYDGPSDAIRRDWLRGAFEAG